The Urocitellus parryii isolate mUroPar1 chromosome 6, mUroPar1.hap1, whole genome shotgun sequence genome includes a window with the following:
- the Duox1 gene encoding dual oxidase 1, which yields MGFYLALAWALLIGPWTPMGAQKPIAWEVQRFDGWYNNLVEHRWGSKGSRLQRLVPASYADGVYQPLGEPHLPNPRDLSNTATKGPAGQASLRNRTVLGLFFGYHVLSDLVSVETPGCPAEFLNIHVPPGDPVFDPNQRGDVVLPFQRSRWDPETGQSPSKPRDLTNQVTGWLDGSAIYGSSHSWSDALRSFSGGQLASGPDPAFPRDSQDPLLMWTAPDPATGQRGHQGLYAFGAQRGNREPFLQALGLLWFRYHNLCAQRLAQEHPHWGDEELFQHARKKVIATYQNIALYEWLPSFLQKTPPKYAGYRSFLDPSISPEFVVASEQFFSTMVPPGVYMRNASCYFQRTVNKNTSFSRALRVCNSYWNRKNPNLHSAKDVDALLLGMASQIAEKEDHVVVEDVRDFWPGPLKFSRTDYLASCLQRGRDLGLPSYTKARAALGLPPISHWKDINPALSQSDGTVLEATAALYNQDLSRLELLPGGLLESHGDPGPLFSTIILDQFVRLRDGDRYWFENTRNGLFSEREIAEIRNTSLRDILVAITNVDPSALQPNVFYWLAGDPCPQPRQLNTEGLPACVPLIIRDYFEGSGFGFGLTIGTLCCFPLVSLLSAWIVARLRMRNFKRLQGQERQSIMSEKLVGGVEALEWQGRKEPCRPVLVHLQPGQMRVLDGSLTMLRTIQLRPPQKVNLILSNNRGRRTLLLKIPKEYDLVLLFNLEEERQALVENLRAALKENGLSFQEWELREQELMRAAVTREQRSHLLETFFRHLFSQVLDIDQADAGTLPLDSSQKVREALTCELSRAEFAESLGLKPQDMFVESMFSLADKDGNGYLSFREFLDILVVFMKGSPEEKSRLMFRMYDFDGNGLISKEEFIRMLRSFIEISNNCLSKAQLAEVVESMFRESGFQDKEELTWEDFHFMLRDHDSELRFTQLCVKGVEVPEVIKDLCRRASYISQEKICPSPRVGARCSRNNMETELTPQKLQCPTDTDPPQEIRRRFGKKVTSFQPLLFTEAHREKFQRSRRHQTVQQFKRFIENYRRHIGCVAVFYAIAWALFLERAYYYAFAAHHMGITDTTRVGIILSRGTAASISFMYSYILLTMCRNLITFLRETFLNRYVPFDAAVDFHRLIASTAIVLTVIHSAGHVVNVYLFSISPLSVLSCLFPGLFHDDGSEFPQKYYWWFFQTVPGFTGVVLLLVLAIMYVFASHHFRRRSFRGFWLTHHLYVLFYILLIIHGSFALIQLPRFHIFFLVPALIYVGDKLVSLSRKKVEISVVKAELLPSGVTHLQFQRPQGFEYKSGQWVRIACLALGTTEYHPFTLTSAPHEDTLSLHIRVAGPWTTRLREIYSPPTGDSCARYPKLYLDGPFGEGHQEWHKFEVSVLVGGGIGVTPFASILKDLVFKSSVSCQVFCKKIYFIWVTRTQRQFEWLADIIREVEENDCQDLVSVHIYITQLAEKFDLRTTMLYICERHFQKVLNRSLFTGLRSVTHFGRPPFEPFFNSLQEVHPQVRKIGVFSCGPPGMTKNVEKACQLINRQDRTHFSHHYENF from the exons ATGGGCTTCTACCTGGCTCTTGCATGGGCCCTCCTGATTGGGCCATGGACCCCCATGG GAGCCCAGAAACCCATTGCGTGGGAGGTGCAGCGTTTTGATGGATGGTACAACAACCTGGTGGAACACAGATGGGGCAGCAAAG GCTCTCGGCTGCAGCGTTTGGTCCCAGCTAGTTATGCAGATGGCGTGTACCAGCCCTTGGGAGAACCCCACTTGCCCAACCCCCGAGACCTTAGTAACACTGCCACGAAGGGCCCTGCAGGGCAGGCCTCTCTGCGAAACCGCACTGTACTGGGCCTCTTCTTTG GCTACCACGTGCTGTCAGACCTGGTGAGTGTGGAAACCCCTGGCTGTCCCGCCGAATTCCTCAATATCCACGTCCCACCTGGAGACCCCGTGTTCGACCCCAACCAGCGAGGGGATGTGGTGCTACCCTTCCAAAGGAGCCGCTGGGACCCAGAGACGGGGCAGAGCCCCAGCAAACCCCGGGACCTG ACCAACCAGGTGACCGGCTGGCTGGACGGCAGCGCCATCTATGGCTCCTCTCACTCCTGGAGCGATGCTCTGAGGAGCTTCTCTGGAGGACAGCTGGCGTCGGGGCCCGACCCCGCCTTCCCCCGGGACTCACAGGACCCGCTGCTCATGTGGACCGCGCCCGACCCCGCTACGGGGCAGCGGGGACATCAGGGACTGTATG CCTTCGGAGCCCAGCGAGGGAACCGGGAGCCCTTCCTGCAGGCGCTGGGCCTGCTCTGGTTCCGCTACCACAATTTGTGCGCGCAGAGGCTGGCCCAGGAGCACCCGCACTGGGGGGACGAGGAGCTGTTCCAGCACGCACGCAAGAAGGTCATCGCCACCTACCAG AACATCGCTCTGTATGAGTGGCTGCCCAGTTTCCTGCAGAAAACACCCCCAAAATATGCAG GATACCGCTCCTTTTTGGACCCCAGCATCTCTCCAGAGTTTGTGGTGGCTTCTGAGCAATTCTTCTCCACCATGGTGCCCCCTGGTGTCTACATGAG aaatgccAGCTGCTATTTTCAGAGGACTGTCAATAAGAACACAAGTTTCTCCAGAGCTCTTCGTGTCTGCAACAGCTATTGGAATCGAAAG AACCCAAATCTACATAGTGCTAAAGATGTGGACGCGCTGTTGTTGGGCatggcctcccaaattgctgagaaaGAGGACCATGTGGTAGTTGAGGATGTGCGAG ATTTCTGGCCTGGGCCACTGAAGTTTTCCCGCACAGACTACCTGGCCAGCTGCCTGCAACGGGGCCGGGATCTGGGCCTCCCCTCTTACACCAAGGCTAGGGCAGCACTGGGCCTGCCTCCCATTTCCCACTGGAAGGACATCAACCCTGCACTCTCCCAGAGCGATGGCACT GTGTTGGAGGCTACAGCTGCCCTGTACAACCAGGACCTGTCTCGGCTGGAGCTGCTGCCAGGGGGGCTCCTGGAGAGTCATGGGGACCCTGGACCCCTCTTCAGCACCATCATCCTTGACCAGTTTGTGCGGCTACGGGATGGAGACCGCTACTGGTTTGAAAATACCAGGAATGG GCTGTTTTCTGAGCGAGAGATTGCAGAGATCAGAAACACTTCCCTAAGGGACATTCTAGTGGCCATCACCAATGTGGACCCCAGTGCCCTGCAGCCCAATGTCTTTTACTGGCTTGCAG gagACCCCTGTCCACAGCCAAGACAGCTCAACACGGAGGGCCTGCCAGCTTGCGTCCCCCTCATCATCCGGGACTATTTTGAGGGCAGTGGATTTGGCTTTGGGCTCACCATTGGGACCCTCTGCTGCTTCCCCTTAG TGAGCCTGCTCAGCGCCTGGATTGTTGCCCGGCTCAGGATGAGAAATTTCAAGAGGCTTCAAGGCCAGGAACGCCAGAGCATCATGTCAGAGAAACTTGTGGGGGGTGTGGAAG CTTTGGAATGGCAGGGCCGCAAGGAGCCCTGCCGGCCTGTGCTTGTGCACTTACAGCCTGGACAGATGCGAGTATTAGATGGCAGTCTCACTATGCTCAGGACAATCCAGCTTCGGCCTCCACAGAAGGTCAACCTCATCCTGTCCAACAACCGTGGTCGTCGTACCCTGCTGCTCAAGATCCCCAAGGAGTATGACCTG GTGCTGCTGTTTAACCTAGAGGAAGAGCGGCAAGCGCTGGTAGAAAACCTACGGGCAGCTCTGAAGGAGAATGGGTTGAGCTTCCAGGAGTGGGAGCTGCGGGAGCAGGAGCTGATGAGGGCAGCTGTGACACGGGAGCAGCGGAGCCATCTCCTAGAGACCTTTTTCAGGCACCTTTTCTCCCAG GTGCTGGACATCGACCAGGCAGATGCAGGGACCCTGCCCCTGGACTCATCCCAGAAGGTTCGGGAGGCTCTGACCTGTGAGCTGAGCAGGGCTGAGTTTGCCGAGTCCCTGGGCCTCAAGCCCCAGGACATGTTTGTGGAGTCCATGTTCTCTCTGGCTGACAAGGATGGCAATGGCTACCTGTCCTTTCGGGAGTTCCTGGACATCCTGGTGGTCTTCATGAAAG GCTCCCCTGAGGAGAAGTCTCGCCTTATGTTCCGCATGTATGACTTTGATGGGAATGGCCTCATTTCCAAGGAGGAGTTCATCAGGATGCTGAG GTCCTTCATTGAGATCTCCAACAACTGCCTGTCCAAGGCCCAGCTGGCTGAGGTGGTAGAGTCCATGTTCCGGGAGTCAGGCTTCCAGGACAAAGAGGAACTGACGTGGGAAGACTTCCACTTCATGCTGCGGGACCATGACAGCGAGCTCCGCTTCACCCAGCTCTGCGTCAAAG GTGTGGAGGTACCTGAAGTTATCAAGGACCTCTGCCGGCGAGCCTCCTACATCAGCCAGGAGAAGATCTG TCCCTCTCCCAGAGTTGGTGCTCGCTGTTCCCGCAACAACATGGAGACGGAGTTGACACCACAGAAACTGCAGTGCCCAACGGACACAGACCCTCCCCAGGAGATTCGCCGGAGGTTTGGCAAGAA GGTAACGTCATTCCAGCCCTTGCTGTTCACCGAGGCTCACCGAGAGAAATTTCAACGCAGCCGTCGCCATCAGACAGTGCAGCAGTTCAAGCGCTTCATCGAGAACTACCGACGCCACATCGGCTGCGTGGCGGTGTTCTACGCCATCGCCTGGGCGCTTTTCCTGGAGAGGGCCTACT ACTACGCCTTTGCAGCACACCACATGGGTATCACGGACACCACCCGAGTGGGCATCATCCTCTCGCGGGGCACGGCAGCCAGCATCTCCTTCATGTACTCCTACATCCTGCTCACCATGTGCCGCAACCTCATCACCTTCCTGCGAGAGACCTTCCTCAATCGATACGTGCCCTTCGACGCCGCCGTGGACTTCCATCGCCTCATTGCCTCCACAGCCATTGTCCTCACAG TCATACACAGTGCAGGCCATGTGGTGAATGTGTACCTGTTCTCCATCAGTCCACTCAGTGTGCTCTCATGCCTCTTTCCTGGCCTCTTCCATGATGATGG GTCTGAGTTCCCCCAGAAGTATTACTGGTGGTTCTTCCAGACTGTACCAG GTTTCACGGGGGTCGTGCTGCTCCTGGTCCTAGCCATTATGTATGTCTTCGCCTCCCATCACTTCCGCCGCCGCAGCTTCCGGGGCTTCTGGCTGACCCACCACCTCTACGTCCTATTCTACATCCTG CTCATCATCCATGGCAGCTTTGCTCTGATCCAGCTGCCCCGTTTCCACATCTTCTTCCTGGTCCCAGCACTTATCTATGTGGGAGACAAGCTGGTGAGCCTGAGCCGGAAGAAGGTGGAGATCAGCGTGGTGAAAGCAGAGCTGCTGCCTTCAG GAGTGACCCACCTGCAATTCCAGCGGCCTCAGGGCTTTGAGTACAAGTCAGGGCAATGGGTGCGGATTGCCTGCCTGGCTCTGGGGACCACTGAGTACCACCCTTTCACACTGACCTCTGCGCCCCATGAGGACACGCTCAGCCTGCATATCCGGGTGGCCGGGCCCTGGACCACTCGCCTCAGGGAGATCTACTCACCCCCAACGGGTGACAGCTGTGCCAGATACCCAAAG CTGTACCTGGATGGACCATTTGGAGAGGGTCACCAGGAGTGGCATAAATTTGAGGTGTCAGTGCTGGtgggagggggcattggggtcACCCCCTTTGCCTCCATTCTCAAAGACCTAGTCTTCAAGTCATCAGTCAGCTGCCAAGTGTTCTGTAAGAAG